The DNA sequence GCGAGCAGGTACTCGTTCTCCATCTCCAGCCGCAGCAGGCCGCCGCCGCGGTGCGCCTTGATGATCACCGAGCCGCGGCCGAAGCCGACCGTGGCGCGGTGCCGTACCACCTCCATGACCCGGCCGGCACCGAGCAGCCGGCCGCCGAGCGCGGCGACCATCTCGTGCGGGTCGGCGCTGCGGCTCCAGGCGGCGTGCCGGGCGCCGAGGCGCAGCGCGCGGCCGAGGGAGCCGGGGATGGTGAGCCGGTCGAGGTCGGCGACCCGCAGCGGGCGCATCGCGAACGCGGCCCAGCCGCCGAACTCGCTGAGCGCGCCGCGGACCACCCGCTCGGCGGCGGCCGGCGGCATGCCGTCGAGCACGAGCAGCCGCCCGCTCGCGTCGCCGATCGCGAGCGGGGTGATCGGCTCGCCGAGCGCGGCCACCGACATCTGGTCGATCCGCGGCAGCGCCCGGCCCTGCAGGTCGGCGTCGATCACCGGGAGGCCGAGCTCGGCCGCGGCGACGAACACGACGATGCCGTTCACCCCGCCCACCTCGATCGCGATCACCCCGACCGGGGCGACCCGGGTGCGGTCGAGGATCGCGGCGAGCACCGGCGTCCACTCGCCGCCGGACGGCAGCCGCTCGTAGAACACGGAGACCGCGCCGACCAGGCCCACGGGCACCACGTACCCGTCGCCGCCGCCGACGTCGCCGGCGTCGAGCAGGGTGATCGGCCCGGCCGCGGTGAGGGCGTGGCGCAGCACGCGGGCGGCGAGGTCGGTCTGCCCGCCGCCCCCGGAGCCGAGCAGCGCGGTGCCGCGCGCGAGGTCGTCGACCTCGGCGGGCCCGAGTCGCATCGCCACCCGATCAGCCTGACACGGATTGCGGTCGGACCGTAACCGGCCTGCCATCCCGGCCCGGAATTTTTCCGGGATGACAGGCCGGGGCCTTACTCCGGCACCAGCTCCTCGACCGGCCGGAACTCCACGTCCAGGCCGAAGGCGCGGGGCCCGAACACCGCGAGCGCCTCGGGGCTGCGCATCAGGTCCGGGGTGCTGATGCCCACCACCACGGCCCGCTGGCCGTACCGCAGGCCCTCGGTGGTGATCGGCTCGGCGGTGTCGATGTCGAGCACGCAGATCAGGTCGGGCACGACGCAGCGGACCTCGCCGTTCACCCGGGCGACCAGGTGCTCGTTCTGGAAGGTCAGCTCGAGCTTGCCGTCGCCGTCGAACGCCTCGAGCGTGGCGTTCCCCCGGGCGAACCCGGCCTCGGTGCGGCGTTCCACGTCGACGACCTTGCCGCGGAACAGCACCCGCACCTTGTTGTAGAGGGTGTCGGCCATGGTCGCGGCGAGCGCGGCGATCGGGTCGCGGTGCTCGGCGCGGGCCGTGCGCAGCGCCCGGCCGATGCGCAGGCCGAGGGTGAGCGTGTTCGGTACGGCGGTGCGCTTCACGTCGGCCCCGGTCATCGAGTACTCGGCGATGTGCGCCACGCCGCCCATGCGGATGGTGATGCCGCGGGCGAGCCACTCCATGCGCTTGTTGTCGTGCCCGGTGTCGATGATCACCATCTCGTCGTTCTCGCCGCCGATGGCGAGCGGCGAGCCCGGCACGCCGTACACCGAGAACGTCTCCATCTGCAGCTCGGGGAACGCCCGGCCCATGCCGTCCGCGTCCACCACGGGCAGCCCGGTGTGCGCGGCGACGAGCAGCGGGATCATCGAGTTGATGCCGCCGCACTCGATCGGCATGGTGGCGTCCGCGCGCCGGCCGAGGTGCCTCTCGAGGGTGCGCAGCGCGATCACCGCCTCGTCGCCGCGCGGGATCTTCTCCACCATGACCGTGGGCGCGCCCATCTGCGCGGTGGGGATGACGAACATGTCGTCGTCGAGCTCGGCCGGGTCGAGCACGGTGATCGTACGGCCGGTCTCCTTGAGCGCCTGGTCGACGAGGAGGCGGCCGATGTACGGGTCGCCGCCCCCGCCGGTGCCGAGCAGCGCCGCGCCGCGGGCCAGGTCGGCGAGGTCGGCGCGGTCGAGGGTGTAGCTCATGCCGCCACCTCCGTGGGGATCCGCACCGGGTCGTGGTCGTAGCCGAAGTACCGGGGGCCGACGAGCTCGACGCCCTCCGGGCTGTGCCAGCGCGGGTCGCACGGCGCGGCGATCACCCGCACCCGCTGGCCGTACCGCAGGGTCTCGGTGGTGATCGCGGTGCCGGTCTCCGCGTCGAGCACGCAGATCAGGTCGGGCACCGAGGCGACCACGGTGCCGTCCCGCACCGCGACCAGGTGCTCGTTCTGGAAGCGGAGGGTGAACTCGACGCCGGTGTCACCGCCGGTGCCGGTGAGCGTCGCCTCGCCGCGGGCGAACCCGCCCTCGGTACGGCGGGCCACGTCGACGACCTTGCCGGTGAACAGCTCGGCCCCGCCGAGGCGGTCCACCACGGCGGCGACCGGGTCGCGGTGGCCGGCGCGGGCCTCGCGGACGATCCGGCCGAGCTCGGCGCAGAGCGACACGGTGCCGGGCACGAGGGCCTTGCGGGCGGTGGCGCCGTCCATCGGGTAGAGGCTGATCATCGCCGAGCAGCCCATGTCGATGGTGGCCGAGCGGGCGAGCCGTTCCGCCCAGTGGTTGTCGATCGTGTCGAAGATGCCCTGGTTGCCCTTCTCGTCGGCGATCGACATCGGGGTGGCGGTGATGCCGTACAGGGTCGGGATCACCATCTGCAGCTCGGGGAACGCGCGGCCCATCGCGTCCGCGTCGATCACCGGCAGCCCGAGCTGGGCCGCGGCGACCACAGGCACGAGCGCGTTCACCCCGCCCGCCTCGGCGCACACCACGTGGGTGGGCTCCACCCCGAGGTACCGGGCGAGGGCGCGGACGGCGGCCGCGACCTGCTCGATCGAGGGCACCTTCTCCACCATCACGGTGGGCGCGCCCATCATCGCGACCATGAAGGTGGCCGCGTCGTCCGGCACCTGGTCGAGCGGCACG is a window from the Thermopolyspora flexuosa genome containing:
- a CDS encoding DUF917 domain-containing protein, whose translation is MAERLITEADLDDLAVGAAILGTGGGGDPHIGRLLAGAAVRAHGPAEIVPLDQVPDDAATFMVAMMGAPTVMVEKVPSIEQVAAAVRALARYLGVEPTHVVCAEAGGVNALVPVVAAAQLGLPVIDADAMGRAFPELQMVIPTLYGITATPMSIADEKGNQGIFDTIDNHWAERLARSATIDMGCSAMISLYPMDGATARKALVPGTVSLCAELGRIVREARAGHRDPVAAVVDRLGGAELFTGKVVDVARRTEGGFARGEATLTGTGGDTGVEFTLRFQNEHLVAVRDGTVVASVPDLICVLDAETGTAITTETLRYGQRVRVIAAPCDPRWHSPEGVELVGPRYFGYDHDPVRIPTEVAA
- a CDS encoding DUF917 domain-containing protein; the encoded protein is MSYTLDRADLADLARGAALLGTGGGGDPYIGRLLVDQALKETGRTITVLDPAELDDDMFVIPTAQMGAPTVMVEKIPRGDEAVIALRTLERHLGRRADATMPIECGGINSMIPLLVAAHTGLPVVDADGMGRAFPELQMETFSVYGVPGSPLAIGGENDEMVIIDTGHDNKRMEWLARGITIRMGGVAHIAEYSMTGADVKRTAVPNTLTLGLRIGRALRTARAEHRDPIAALAATMADTLYNKVRVLFRGKVVDVERRTEAGFARGNATLEAFDGDGKLELTFQNEHLVARVNGEVRCVVPDLICVLDIDTAEPITTEGLRYGQRAVVVGISTPDLMRSPEALAVFGPRAFGLDVEFRPVEELVPE
- a CDS encoding DUF917 domain-containing protein, with the translated sequence MRLGPAEVDDLARGTALLGSGGGGQTDLAARVLRHALTAAGPITLLDAGDVGGGDGYVVPVGLVGAVSVFYERLPSGGEWTPVLAAILDRTRVAPVGVIAIEVGGVNGIVVFVAAAELGLPVIDADLQGRALPRIDQMSVAALGEPITPLAIGDASGRLLVLDGMPPAAAERVVRGALSEFGGWAAFAMRPLRVADLDRLTIPGSLGRALRLGARHAAWSRSADPHEMVAALGGRLLGAGRVMEVVRHRATVGFGRGSVIIKAHRGGGLLRLEMENEYLLALVDGRPVASTPDILCVVDRATGTPVPCDTVRGGLDVVAFHLPGPAFWWRPAATHAVGPRAFGLDIDPIRLGPQDRIDPLGPLDSPDSPDSPDSPPPERP